From the genome of Hyperolius riggenbachi isolate aHypRig1 chromosome 9, aHypRig1.pri, whole genome shotgun sequence, one region includes:
- the KCNJ10 gene encoding ATP-sensitive inward rectifier potassium channel 10 has protein sequence MTSPVKVYYSQTTQTDSRPLIGSSLRRRRVMTKDGRSNVRMDHITDKSFLYLKDLWTTFIDMQWRYKLLLFSATFAGTWFVFGVIWYLVALVHGDLLEFNAPANHTPCVMQVHTLTGAFLFSLESQTTIGYGFRYISEECPLAIILLISQLVLTTIMEIFITGTFLAKIARPKKRAETIKFSQNAVVAQHEGKLCLMVRVANMRKSLLIGCQVTGKLLQTQVSKEGENVHLNQINVDFQVDTSSDSPFLILPLTFYHVVDESSPLRDVAIRSGEGDFELVVILSGTVEPTSATCQVRTSYLPEEILWGYEFSPIISLSSSGKYIADFSLFDQVLKVSPPCCFHETLRYGDNEKLKLEESFRDKPEKDGSPLSVRISNV, from the coding sequence ATGACGTCTCCAGTGAAGGTGTATTACAGCCAGACAACCCAGACAGATAGCCGGCCTCTGATTGGTTCCAGCCTGAGGAGGAGGCGTGTAATGACCAAGGATGGACGGAGCAATGTGCGCATGGACCACATTACAGATAAGAGTTTCCTCTACCTCAAGGACTTGTGGACAACCTTCATTGACATGCAATGGCGATATAAGCTGCTTCTCTTCTCGGCCACCTTTGCAGGAACTTggtttgtttttggtgtgatcTGGTACCTGGTGGCATTAGTACATGGTGATCTCTTGGAATTCAATGCGCCAGCCAACCACACGCCTTGTGTCATGCAGGTCCACACCTTAACCGGAGCTTTCCTCTTTTCCCTGGAATCACAGACCACGATTGGCTACGGCTTCCGGTATATCAGTGAAGAATGCCCTCTAGCCATCATTCTGCTCATCAGTCAGCTTGTTCTGACCACAATCATGGAAATTTTCATCACTGGAACCTTCCTGGCCAAAATTGCTCGTCCAAAGAAAAGGGCGGAAACTATCAAATTCAGTCAAAACGCTGTGGTGGCCCAGCATGAAGGCAAACTATGCCTCATGGTTAGAGTGGCCAATATGCGCAAAAGTCTTCTCATTGGATGTCAAGTGACTGGAAAGCTCCTCCAGACACAAGTGTCCAAGGAAGGCGAGAATGTCCACCTGAATCAGATCAATGTGGATTTTCAGGTGGACACATCCTCAGATAGTCCTTTCTTAATCCTTCCACTCACTTTCTATCATGTGGTTGATGAGTCCAGTCCTCTCAGAGATGTGGCCATTCGCTCTGGAGAAGGGGATTTTGAACTGGTGGTGATCCTGAGTGGGACAGTAGAGCCCACCAGTGCCACCTGTCAGGTCCGAACATCCTACCTTCCAGAAGAAATTCTATGGGGCTATGAATTCAGTCCCATCATTTCTCTCTCCTCCAGTGGAAAGTATATAGCAGACTTTAGTTTATTTGATCAGGTGCTGAAAGTGTCGCCACCATGCTGCTTCCATGAGACTTTGCGTTACGGAGACAACGAAAAGCTCAAACTGGAGGAATCATTCAGGGATAAGCCGGAGAAAGATGGAAGCCCGTTAAGTGTCAGGATAAGCAACGTATGA